Proteins from a genomic interval of Amphiura filiformis chromosome 9, Afil_fr2py, whole genome shotgun sequence:
- the LOC140161226 gene encoding syntaxin-binding protein 4-like isoform X6, whose translation MSETLTVMANGVGVVEGSPVHSEHMDETLTIVFNNCNTGLGIKIVGGKSDENIHKDYGIFVRRVIPGGLASREGRLREGDQILSVNGESLLRVSNERAVQLLRSASATNRVTLVVTRNPSAMRRFSELLDSQLAGLDSSRGSSSSGSSSPTGSQSSFASSQHGQYMPSNQAWSTSPHLGPRATSPAYSDSSSTLSSHHAQQSLPRLPNMQELSIAKIAGLGISIQGGSNSPDGAAVCISHIVPEGDCHRDGRLKAGDELIAIDGISMVGLTHEAAKAVLTRTRLRTDTDSVHIAYIPQQYTHSPNVQAANTGTNRPHPSHPYASSSVMGGRARSTSPSTQATSNLQQENKQHLQPTRTTPSPYQHHGMPTNPHPSSSLSPIHPNISAGRVSSPAYAQQGDNYNQRVLSGGETYQMPLTSGGGLPGGGGIPGGYQGMVLQPPAMSSTPQDGHTAARHQVMFLQPPTMSSTPLNGHTSAKHQEMLQPPMMSSTPQDGHTAANAMTDDLRRLVLTQGQPAGISPVVANNSAGLMMGTNLQHTEQSSRQSSPSPVPRSISPGRRLSLDPHVRLKIDKLEVALRYLGITPNEEQKIAIRNRLHVDHSGTVPYGEFVAVAKELFKMQLDESHLSNSGGKSYDVTDFADPPPFQPQVYEPAPINMGASEVDRLRQERDDALRQVDKMKIMLQEKERSCNIAEEELLRIRKEAQGAIHESRALKSRVHLAEAAQKEARSMEVDYEEAMKLLEDEIVELTHKLKVAQQAKSPEVSRSGSPTDLQRRLAVLGSEVRKAEISKRTYEVATQRLLQFAELVHEVMTDGPNATIASARGRGEASRRQPDGSGSRPPGYLAKHGKPGPVNLANESRDTVRAVKALIEVEPLPYGWEEAYTKDGMKYYINHVTQCTSWIHPVSNINHLPEGPAQHVPKESRT comes from the exons ATGTCAGAGACACTAACTGTGATGGCCAATGGAGTTGG TGTTGTGGAGGGTTCGCCTGTACACAGTGAACATATGGATGAAACACTGACTATAGTGTTTAATAATTGTAACACAGGACTAG GAATCAAGATTGTTGGAGGCAAAAGTGATGAGAATATCCACAAGGACTATGGGATATTTGTCAGGCGTGTTATACCAGGGGGTCTCGCTTCAAGAGAAG GTCGGTTAAGAGAAGGTGATCAGATCTTGAGTGTTAATGGGGAAAGTCTGCTGCGGGTTTCCAATGAAAG AGCTGTTCAGTTGTTAAGAAGTGCTTCCGCTACTAACCGTGTTACACTAGTAGTCACCAGAAACCCATCAGCAAT gaGGCGCTTCTCTGAGTTATTAGATAGTCAATTAGCTGGGCTTGATAGCAGTAGAGGGAGTTCGTCATCAGGAAGCAGCTCTCCTACAGGCTCACAATCTTCATTTGCCAGTAGCCAACATGGACAATATATGCCAA GTAACCAAGCATGGTCTACATCACCACACTTAGGACCCAGAGCCACATCTCCAGCATACAGTGACAGCTCTTCCACTCTAAGTAGTCATCATGCTCAACAAAGTCTTCCAAG GTTGCCTAATATGCAGGAGCTGAGCATTGCCAAGATTGCAGGCTTAGGTATTAGTATTCAAGGTGGTAGTAATAGTCCAGATGGAGCAGCCGTATGCATCAGTCATATTGTACCTGAGGGAGACTGTCACAGG GATGGTCGCTTAAAGGCTGGTGATGAGTTGATAGCAATAGATGGTATCAGTATGGTCGGGCTTACTCATGAAGCAGCTAAAGCAGTACTAACAAGAACAAGATTAAG AACTGACACAGATTCTGTGCACATTGCATACATCCCACAGCAGTATACACATTCCCCAAACGTCCAAGCAGCCAATACTGGTACAAACAGGCCTCATCCAAGTCATCCATATGCATCATCGTCAGTGATGGGTGGTAGAGCAAGGTCTACATCCCCAAGCACACAGGCTACTTCCAATCTACAG CAAGAGAACAAACAGCATTTACAGCCAACGAGAACAACTCCATCACCATACCAACACCATGGCATGCCAACCAATCCTCATCCATCAAGTTCCCTCTCACCAATTCATCCAAATATTTCCGCTGGTAGAGTTAGCTCTCCAGCGTATGCTCAACAAGGTGATAACTACAATCAGAGGGTACTTAGTGGAGGAGAGACATACCAGATGCCCCTGACCTCAGGAGGGGGCTTACCTGGGGGAGGGGGAATACCTGGAGGGTATCAAGGGATGGTACTGCAACCACCAGCTATGTCATCGACACCTCAGGATGGCCACACTGCTGCAA GGCACCAAGTTATGTTTCTGCAGCCACCAACAATGTCTTCTACACCTCTAAATGGGCACACTAGTGCAA AGCACCAAGAAATGTTGCAACCACCAATGATGTCATCCACCCCTCAAGATGGACACACTGCTGCAA ATGCCATGACTGATGACCTCAGGAGGTTAGTGTTGACCCAAGGTCAGCCTGCTGGTATCTCGCCTGTTGTTGCAAACAACAGTGCAGGCTTAATGATGGGAACAAACTTACAACATACAGAACAAAGCTCCAGACAG TCTTCTCCGTCTCCTGTGCCTCGTTCTATCTCACCTGGTAGGAGATTATCACTGGATCCACATGTCAGACTCAAGATTGACAAATTAGAAGTG GCATTGAGGTACCTTGGAATTACACCTAATGAAGAACAGAAAATTGCTATTAGGAATCGTTTGCATGTAGACCATTCAGGCACTGTTCCATATGGTG AATTTGTGGCTGTTGCTAAGGAACTATTTAAGATGCAGTTGGATGAAAGTCATTTGAGTAACTCAGGAGGTAAAAGTTACGATGTAACTGACTTTGCTGATCCTCCACCTTTTCAACCACAA GTTTATGAGCCTGCACCTATTAATATGGGAGCAAGTGAGGTTGATAGGCTGAGGCAAGAAAGGGATGATGCCTTGAGGCAGGTGGATAAAATGAAG ATTATGTTGCAAGAAAAAGAAAGGTCTTGTAATATTGCAGAAGAGGAATTACTACGGATAAGAAAG GAAGCACAAGGAGCCATCCATGAAAGTAGAGCCTTAAAAAGCCGAGTTCATCTTGCGGAAGCAGCTCAAAAGGAAGCCAGGAGTATGGAGGTCGACTATGAAGAAGCCATGAAGCTTTTAGAAGATGAGATAGTTGAGCTAACTCACAAATTGAAAGTGGCACAACAAGCCAAG AGTCCTGAAGTGAGTAGGTCAGGGTCACCAACAGACCTACAAAGAAGACTAGCAGTACTTGGGTCTGAAGTAAGAAAAGCTGAAATCAGTAAAAGAACATATGAAGTGGCAACTCAAAGACTTCTCCAGTTTGCAGAg CTGGTACATGAAGTCATGACTGATGGACCTAATGCAACTATAGCAAG TGCTCGTGGCCGTGGTGAGGCATCAAGGAGACAGCCGGATGGTAGTGGCAGTAGACCTCCAGGATATTTA
- the LOC140161226 gene encoding uncharacterized protein isoform X1, translating into MSETLTVMANGVGVVEGSPVHSEHMDETLTIVFNNCNTGLGIKIVGGKSDENIHKDYGIFVRRVIPGGLASREGRLREGDQILSVNGESLLRVSNERAVQLLRSASATNRVTLVVTRNPSAMRRFSELLDSQLAGLDSSRGSSSSGSSSPTGSQSSFASSQHGQYMPSNQAWSTSPHLGPRATSPAYSDSSSTLSSHHAQQSLPRLPNMQELSIAKIAGLGISIQGGSNSPDGAAVCISHIVPEGDCHRDGRLKAGDELIAIDGISMVGLTHEAAKAVLTRTRLRTDTDSVHIAYIPQQYTHSPNVQAANTGTNRPHPSHPYASSSVMGGRARSTSPSTQATSNLQQENKQHLQPTRTTPSPYQHHGMPTNPHPSSSLSPIHPNISAGRVSSPAYAQQGDNYNQRVLSGGETYQMPLTSGGGLPGGGGIPGGYQGMVLQPPAMSSTPQDGHTAARHQVMFLQPPTMSSTPLNGHTSAKHQEMLQPPMMSSTPQDGHTAARMFMHPPTMSSTPQDGQTRARHHAMLLQPPAMSSTLKYGHTSAYAMTDDLRRLVLTQGQPAGISPVVANNSAGLMMGTNLQHTEQSSRQSSPSPVPRSISPGRRLSLDPHVRLKIDKLEVALRYLGITPNEEQKIAIRNRLHVDHSGTVPYGEFVAVAKELFKMQLDESHLSNSGGKSYDVTDFADPPPFQPQVYEPAPINMGASEVDRLRQERDDALRQVDKMKIMLQEKERSCNIAEEELLRIRKEAQGAIHESRALKSRVHLAEAAQKEARSMEVDYEEAMKLLEDEIVELTHKLKVAQQAKSPEVSRSGSPTDLQRRLAVLGSEVRKAEISKRTYEVATQRLLQFAELVHEVMTDGPNATIASARGRGEASRRQPDGSGSRPPGYLAKHGKPGPVNLANESRDTVRAVKALIEVEPLPYGWEEAYTKDGMKYYINHVTQCTSWIHPVSNINHLPEGPAQHVPKESRT; encoded by the exons ATGTCAGAGACACTAACTGTGATGGCCAATGGAGTTGG TGTTGTGGAGGGTTCGCCTGTACACAGTGAACATATGGATGAAACACTGACTATAGTGTTTAATAATTGTAACACAGGACTAG GAATCAAGATTGTTGGAGGCAAAAGTGATGAGAATATCCACAAGGACTATGGGATATTTGTCAGGCGTGTTATACCAGGGGGTCTCGCTTCAAGAGAAG GTCGGTTAAGAGAAGGTGATCAGATCTTGAGTGTTAATGGGGAAAGTCTGCTGCGGGTTTCCAATGAAAG AGCTGTTCAGTTGTTAAGAAGTGCTTCCGCTACTAACCGTGTTACACTAGTAGTCACCAGAAACCCATCAGCAAT gaGGCGCTTCTCTGAGTTATTAGATAGTCAATTAGCTGGGCTTGATAGCAGTAGAGGGAGTTCGTCATCAGGAAGCAGCTCTCCTACAGGCTCACAATCTTCATTTGCCAGTAGCCAACATGGACAATATATGCCAA GTAACCAAGCATGGTCTACATCACCACACTTAGGACCCAGAGCCACATCTCCAGCATACAGTGACAGCTCTTCCACTCTAAGTAGTCATCATGCTCAACAAAGTCTTCCAAG GTTGCCTAATATGCAGGAGCTGAGCATTGCCAAGATTGCAGGCTTAGGTATTAGTATTCAAGGTGGTAGTAATAGTCCAGATGGAGCAGCCGTATGCATCAGTCATATTGTACCTGAGGGAGACTGTCACAGG GATGGTCGCTTAAAGGCTGGTGATGAGTTGATAGCAATAGATGGTATCAGTATGGTCGGGCTTACTCATGAAGCAGCTAAAGCAGTACTAACAAGAACAAGATTAAG AACTGACACAGATTCTGTGCACATTGCATACATCCCACAGCAGTATACACATTCCCCAAACGTCCAAGCAGCCAATACTGGTACAAACAGGCCTCATCCAAGTCATCCATATGCATCATCGTCAGTGATGGGTGGTAGAGCAAGGTCTACATCCCCAAGCACACAGGCTACTTCCAATCTACAG CAAGAGAACAAACAGCATTTACAGCCAACGAGAACAACTCCATCACCATACCAACACCATGGCATGCCAACCAATCCTCATCCATCAAGTTCCCTCTCACCAATTCATCCAAATATTTCCGCTGGTAGAGTTAGCTCTCCAGCGTATGCTCAACAAGGTGATAACTACAATCAGAGGGTACTTAGTGGAGGAGAGACATACCAGATGCCCCTGACCTCAGGAGGGGGCTTACCTGGGGGAGGGGGAATACCTGGAGGGTATCAAGGGATGGTACTGCAACCACCAGCTATGTCATCGACACCTCAGGATGGCCACACTGCTGCAA GGCACCAAGTTATGTTTCTGCAGCCACCAACAATGTCTTCTACACCTCTAAATGGGCACACTAGTGCAA AGCACCAAGAAATGTTGCAACCACCAATGATGTCATCCACCCCTCAAGATGGACACACTGCTGCAA GAATGTTTATGCACCCTCCTACCATGTCATCAACACCACAAGATGGCCAAACTCGTGCAA GGCATCATGCTATGCTGCTGCAGCCACCAGCAATGTCTTCTACACTTAAATATGGGCACACTAGTGCAT ATGCCATGACTGATGACCTCAGGAGGTTAGTGTTGACCCAAGGTCAGCCTGCTGGTATCTCGCCTGTTGTTGCAAACAACAGTGCAGGCTTAATGATGGGAACAAACTTACAACATACAGAACAAAGCTCCAGACAG TCTTCTCCGTCTCCTGTGCCTCGTTCTATCTCACCTGGTAGGAGATTATCACTGGATCCACATGTCAGACTCAAGATTGACAAATTAGAAGTG GCATTGAGGTACCTTGGAATTACACCTAATGAAGAACAGAAAATTGCTATTAGGAATCGTTTGCATGTAGACCATTCAGGCACTGTTCCATATGGTG AATTTGTGGCTGTTGCTAAGGAACTATTTAAGATGCAGTTGGATGAAAGTCATTTGAGTAACTCAGGAGGTAAAAGTTACGATGTAACTGACTTTGCTGATCCTCCACCTTTTCAACCACAA GTTTATGAGCCTGCACCTATTAATATGGGAGCAAGTGAGGTTGATAGGCTGAGGCAAGAAAGGGATGATGCCTTGAGGCAGGTGGATAAAATGAAG ATTATGTTGCAAGAAAAAGAAAGGTCTTGTAATATTGCAGAAGAGGAATTACTACGGATAAGAAAG GAAGCACAAGGAGCCATCCATGAAAGTAGAGCCTTAAAAAGCCGAGTTCATCTTGCGGAAGCAGCTCAAAAGGAAGCCAGGAGTATGGAGGTCGACTATGAAGAAGCCATGAAGCTTTTAGAAGATGAGATAGTTGAGCTAACTCACAAATTGAAAGTGGCACAACAAGCCAAG AGTCCTGAAGTGAGTAGGTCAGGGTCACCAACAGACCTACAAAGAAGACTAGCAGTACTTGGGTCTGAAGTAAGAAAAGCTGAAATCAGTAAAAGAACATATGAAGTGGCAACTCAAAGACTTCTCCAGTTTGCAGAg CTGGTACATGAAGTCATGACTGATGGACCTAATGCAACTATAGCAAG TGCTCGTGGCCGTGGTGAGGCATCAAGGAGACAGCCGGATGGTAGTGGCAGTAGACCTCCAGGATATTTA
- the LOC140161226 gene encoding syntaxin-binding protein 4-like isoform X3, whose product MSETLTVMANGVGVVEGSPVHSEHMDETLTIVFNNCNTGLGIKIVGGKSDENIHKDYGIFVRRVIPGGLASREGRLREGDQILSVNGESLLRVSNERAVQLLRSASATNRVTLVVTRNPSAMRRFSELLDSQLAGLDSSRGSSSSGSSSPTGSQSSFASSQHGQYMPSNQAWSTSPHLGPRATSPAYSDSSSTLSSHHAQQSLPRLPNMQELSIAKIAGLGISIQGGSNSPDGAAVCISHIVPEGDCHRDGRLKAGDELIAIDGISMVGLTHEAAKAVLTRTRLRTDTDSVHIAYIPQQYTHSPNVQAANTGTNRPHPSHPYASSSVMGGRARSTSPSTQATSNLQQENKQHLQPTRTTPSPYQHHGMPTNPHPSSSLSPIHPNISAGRVSSPAYAQQGDNYNQRVLSGGETYQMPLTSGGGLPGGGGIPGGYQGMVLQPPAMSSTPQDGHTAAKHQEMLQPPMMSSTPQDGHTAARMFMHPPTMSSTPQDGQTRARHHAMLLQPPAMSSTLKYGHTSAYAMTDDLRRLVLTQGQPAGISPVVANNSAGLMMGTNLQHTEQSSRQSSPSPVPRSISPGRRLSLDPHVRLKIDKLEVALRYLGITPNEEQKIAIRNRLHVDHSGTVPYGEFVAVAKELFKMQLDESHLSNSGGKSYDVTDFADPPPFQPQVYEPAPINMGASEVDRLRQERDDALRQVDKMKIMLQEKERSCNIAEEELLRIRKEAQGAIHESRALKSRVHLAEAAQKEARSMEVDYEEAMKLLEDEIVELTHKLKVAQQAKSPEVSRSGSPTDLQRRLAVLGSEVRKAEISKRTYEVATQRLLQFAELVHEVMTDGPNATIASARGRGEASRRQPDGSGSRPPGYLAKHGKPGPVNLANESRDTVRAVKALIEVEPLPYGWEEAYTKDGMKYYINHVTQCTSWIHPVSNINHLPEGPAQHVPKESRT is encoded by the exons ATGTCAGAGACACTAACTGTGATGGCCAATGGAGTTGG TGTTGTGGAGGGTTCGCCTGTACACAGTGAACATATGGATGAAACACTGACTATAGTGTTTAATAATTGTAACACAGGACTAG GAATCAAGATTGTTGGAGGCAAAAGTGATGAGAATATCCACAAGGACTATGGGATATTTGTCAGGCGTGTTATACCAGGGGGTCTCGCTTCAAGAGAAG GTCGGTTAAGAGAAGGTGATCAGATCTTGAGTGTTAATGGGGAAAGTCTGCTGCGGGTTTCCAATGAAAG AGCTGTTCAGTTGTTAAGAAGTGCTTCCGCTACTAACCGTGTTACACTAGTAGTCACCAGAAACCCATCAGCAAT gaGGCGCTTCTCTGAGTTATTAGATAGTCAATTAGCTGGGCTTGATAGCAGTAGAGGGAGTTCGTCATCAGGAAGCAGCTCTCCTACAGGCTCACAATCTTCATTTGCCAGTAGCCAACATGGACAATATATGCCAA GTAACCAAGCATGGTCTACATCACCACACTTAGGACCCAGAGCCACATCTCCAGCATACAGTGACAGCTCTTCCACTCTAAGTAGTCATCATGCTCAACAAAGTCTTCCAAG GTTGCCTAATATGCAGGAGCTGAGCATTGCCAAGATTGCAGGCTTAGGTATTAGTATTCAAGGTGGTAGTAATAGTCCAGATGGAGCAGCCGTATGCATCAGTCATATTGTACCTGAGGGAGACTGTCACAGG GATGGTCGCTTAAAGGCTGGTGATGAGTTGATAGCAATAGATGGTATCAGTATGGTCGGGCTTACTCATGAAGCAGCTAAAGCAGTACTAACAAGAACAAGATTAAG AACTGACACAGATTCTGTGCACATTGCATACATCCCACAGCAGTATACACATTCCCCAAACGTCCAAGCAGCCAATACTGGTACAAACAGGCCTCATCCAAGTCATCCATATGCATCATCGTCAGTGATGGGTGGTAGAGCAAGGTCTACATCCCCAAGCACACAGGCTACTTCCAATCTACAG CAAGAGAACAAACAGCATTTACAGCCAACGAGAACAACTCCATCACCATACCAACACCATGGCATGCCAACCAATCCTCATCCATCAAGTTCCCTCTCACCAATTCATCCAAATATTTCCGCTGGTAGAGTTAGCTCTCCAGCGTATGCTCAACAAGGTGATAACTACAATCAGAGGGTACTTAGTGGAGGAGAGACATACCAGATGCCCCTGACCTCAGGAGGGGGCTTACCTGGGGGAGGGGGAATACCTGGAGGGTATCAAGGGATGGTACTGCAACCACCAGCTATGTCATCGACACCTCAGGATGGCCACACTGCTGCAA AGCACCAAGAAATGTTGCAACCACCAATGATGTCATCCACCCCTCAAGATGGACACACTGCTGCAA GAATGTTTATGCACCCTCCTACCATGTCATCAACACCACAAGATGGCCAAACTCGTGCAA GGCATCATGCTATGCTGCTGCAGCCACCAGCAATGTCTTCTACACTTAAATATGGGCACACTAGTGCAT ATGCCATGACTGATGACCTCAGGAGGTTAGTGTTGACCCAAGGTCAGCCTGCTGGTATCTCGCCTGTTGTTGCAAACAACAGTGCAGGCTTAATGATGGGAACAAACTTACAACATACAGAACAAAGCTCCAGACAG TCTTCTCCGTCTCCTGTGCCTCGTTCTATCTCACCTGGTAGGAGATTATCACTGGATCCACATGTCAGACTCAAGATTGACAAATTAGAAGTG GCATTGAGGTACCTTGGAATTACACCTAATGAAGAACAGAAAATTGCTATTAGGAATCGTTTGCATGTAGACCATTCAGGCACTGTTCCATATGGTG AATTTGTGGCTGTTGCTAAGGAACTATTTAAGATGCAGTTGGATGAAAGTCATTTGAGTAACTCAGGAGGTAAAAGTTACGATGTAACTGACTTTGCTGATCCTCCACCTTTTCAACCACAA GTTTATGAGCCTGCACCTATTAATATGGGAGCAAGTGAGGTTGATAGGCTGAGGCAAGAAAGGGATGATGCCTTGAGGCAGGTGGATAAAATGAAG ATTATGTTGCAAGAAAAAGAAAGGTCTTGTAATATTGCAGAAGAGGAATTACTACGGATAAGAAAG GAAGCACAAGGAGCCATCCATGAAAGTAGAGCCTTAAAAAGCCGAGTTCATCTTGCGGAAGCAGCTCAAAAGGAAGCCAGGAGTATGGAGGTCGACTATGAAGAAGCCATGAAGCTTTTAGAAGATGAGATAGTTGAGCTAACTCACAAATTGAAAGTGGCACAACAAGCCAAG AGTCCTGAAGTGAGTAGGTCAGGGTCACCAACAGACCTACAAAGAAGACTAGCAGTACTTGGGTCTGAAGTAAGAAAAGCTGAAATCAGTAAAAGAACATATGAAGTGGCAACTCAAAGACTTCTCCAGTTTGCAGAg CTGGTACATGAAGTCATGACTGATGGACCTAATGCAACTATAGCAAG TGCTCGTGGCCGTGGTGAGGCATCAAGGAGACAGCCGGATGGTAGTGGCAGTAGACCTCCAGGATATTTA